GTACAGCTGGAGTTGAGATGACCCGCCGATCCATCAGCAAGCGCGCCGCCGTCGTCACCGTCACCACCGTCCTGGCCCTCGGTACCCTCGGCACCGTCGCCGCGACCGCCGGACCCCAGCACGAGACCAAGCCCACCAAGCACACCAAGAAGCAGATAGCCGCCCTCTTCGACGGCTGGAACGCCGCCCTGCAGACCGGCGACCCGAAGAAGGTCGCGGACCGGTACGCGCCGGACGCCGTGCTCCTGCCCACCGTCTCCAACGAGATCCGTACCGACCGCGCCGAGATCGTCGACTACTTCGAGCACTTCCTGCCGAACAAGCCGGTCGCGAAGAAGGTCGAGACGTACATCAACGTCCTCGACAGCAACTCGGC
The nucleotide sequence above comes from Streptomyces sp. N50. Encoded proteins:
- a CDS encoding SgcJ/EcaC family oxidoreductase is translated as MTRRSISKRAAVVTVTTVLALGTLGTVAATAGPQHETKPTKHTKKQIAALFDGWNAALQTGDPKKVADRYAPDAVLLPTVSNEIRTDRAEIVDYFEHFLPNKPVAKKVETYINVLDSNSAIDAGAYDITLTDPKTGKKRVVEARYTYEYEKRGGKWLIVNHHSSVMPEG